In Cryptococcus gattii WM276 chromosome A, complete sequence, one genomic interval encodes:
- a CDS encoding Hypothetical protein (Similar to TIGR gene model, INSD accession AAW41239.1; CNA07420) translates to MASGEKNQGSSKPQTKQRGTKGKNAQPRLKSNQLKRLKINEELKDLQNRVDNFVPPSEITLFSELPMSSKTQKGLKSSHFLNPTPIQSLAIPPALQARDILGSAKTGSGKTLAFLIPLLERLYLEKWGPMDGLGAVVISPTRELAVQTFMQLRDIGKYHNFSAGLVIGGKPLKEEQERLGRMNILIATPGRLLQHLDSTVGFDPSAVKVLVLDEADRLLDLGFLPALKAIVSHFSPVQTAPGSRPSRQTLLFSATQSKDLAALAKLSLHEPLYISCNKPGEEGVMPANLEQYYAVVPLERKLDALWGFVKSHLKMKGIVFVTSGKQVRQVRFIFETFRRLHPGLPLMHLHGKQKQPTRLDIFQRFSSSKSALLICTDVAARGLDFPAVDWVIQLDCPDDVDTYIHRVGRTARYQSAGTALTILCPSEEEGMKARWGEKAIEVKRIKIKESKMGNLKQSLQNFAFKEPEIKYLGQRAFISYMKSIHIQKDKSIFKIDELPAEAFAESMGLLGAPQIKLGNQKATKVRGPSKEELAREAEKEEEDDEEDDEEEEEERVVVGSDEESGEDESEDKGSENEEEEVDDEEESGEGSGSNEESEGEEGISKPKAPAVRTKFDRMFERKNQSILTPHYTALITHDADNAAGAGEADDDDDVFILARRDHNLSDDEEADIDATIGAEALAAELKKPLITSEDLSKRKLKAAASKRGLLKSRPGPEKVLFDEETGEAREFYKSGVDVEKEMSAADKRREYLEKEREIMKIQDKIDKEVAREKKKELKRKRKERERELRQMEMGDEPVAYLGGDDGYDSADEGRSLSPSPAPSSEPERHAKKQRRGKVQKSEDGDLEDEEALALRLLQGS, encoded by the exons ATGGCATCTGGAGAAAAGAACCAGGGATCTTCCAAACCTCAAACCAAACAAAGGGGCACAAAGGGCAAAAATGCTCAACCTAGACTTAAGTCAAATCAGCTCAAGAGGTTAAAGATTAATGAGGAGCTCAAGGATTTGCAGAACCGTGTGGATAACTTT GTGCCTCCATCTGAGATAACATTGTTCTCAGAGCTTCCCATGTCTTCAAAGACACAAAAAG GCTTGAAGAGTAGCCACTTCCTTAATCCTACACCTATCCAATCACTCGCCATCCCTCCTGCCCTTCAAGCGCGTGACATTCTTGGTTCAGCCAAGACCGGTTCCGGTAAAACGCTCGCATTCCTAATTCCCCTGCTCGAACGTCTTTACTTGGAAAAATGGGGACCTATGGACGGTCTCGGAGCGGTAGTTATCTCGCCTACAAGGGAACTGGCTGTTCAGACGTTTATGCAGCTGAGGGATATTGGGAAGTACCACAACTTTTCTGCGGGTTTGGTCATCGGTGGTAAGCCCTTGAAGGAGGAGCAGGAAAGATTAGGGAGAATGAACATTTTAATCGCAACGCCTGGAAGGTTGTTGCAGCATTTGGATAGTACAGTCGGGTTTGACCCATCAGCAGTCAAGGTCCTTG TCTTGGATGAAGCTGATCGACTTCTCGATCTTGGTTTCCTCCCCGCCCTCAAGGCGATTGTTTCCCATTTCTCCCCCGTCCAAACAGCTCCTGGCTCCCGTCCTTCTCGCCAAACCCTGTTATTCTCCGCTACCCAATCCAAAGATCTCGCCGCCCTTGCCAAACTTTCATTGCACGAGCCTCTGTATATCAGCTGCAACAAACCTGGAGAAGAGGGTGTGATGCCCGCCAACTTGGAGCAATACTATGCTGTGGTACCGCTGGAGCGAAAGTTGGATGCTCTTTGGGGATTTGTGAAGAGTCatttgaagatgaagggTATCGTTTTTGTAACTAGTGGCAAACAGGTACGTCAA GTTCGGTTCATATTTGAGACTTTTAGACGTCTTCACCCCGGTCTTCCACTCATGCATCTTCACGGCAAGCAAAAGCAACCTACGCGTCTCGACATTTTCCAACGattctcctcctccaaaTCAGCTCTTCTCATATGTACCGACGTTGCAGCCCGTGGTCTCGACTTCCCTGCTGTTGATTGGGTTATCCAGCTTGATTGCCCTGATGATGTCGATACCTACATCCATCGAGTTGGACGGACGGCGAGGTACCAGAGTGCCGGTACAGCTTTGACTATCCTTTGTCCGAgcgaagaggagggaatGAAGGCCAGATGGGGAGAGAAAGCAATCGAAGTGAAGAGGATAAAGATCAAGGAGAGTAAAATGGGCAACTTGAAGCAGTCTTTGCAGAACTTTGCGTTCAAGGAGCCCGAAATCAAGTACCTCGGTCAACGT GCTTTCATCTCATACATGAAATCTATCCACATCCAGAAAGACAAGTCCATCTTCAAGATTGACGAACTTCCCGCTGAGGCCTTTGCCGAGTCTATGGGTCTCCTTGGTGCCCCTCAAATTAAGTTGGGCAACCAGAAGGCTACCAAGGTGCGAGGACCGAGCAAGGAGGAATTGGCCAGGGAAgcagagaaggaagaagaagatgatgaagaagatgatgaagaagaggaagaagagagagtggtggtgggaagtgatgaggaaagtggggaagatgaaagTGAAGATAAAGGATCTGAGaacgaagaggaagaggtcgatgacgaggaagagagtgGCGAGGGAAGCGGCAGCAACGAAGAGAGTGAAGGGGAGGAAGGCATTTCCAAG CCCAAGGCGCCTGCCGTCCGTACCAAGTTTGACCGCATGTTTGAACGCAAGAACCAATCTATCCTCACACCCCACTACACTGCCCTCATCACTCATGATGCTGACAACGCCGCTGGAGCTGGCGAAGCcgacgatgacgatgacgTCTTCATCCTTGCCCGTCGCGACCATAACCTGTCTGACGATGAGGAGGCTGATATCGATGCTACTATCGGCGCTGAGGCTCTTGCTGCCGAATTGAAGAAACCACTTATCACATCTGAAGACTTATCCAAGCGCAAACTCAAGGCAGCCGCGTCTAAAAGGGGTTTGCTGAAGAGCAGGCCAGGTCCCGAAAAGGTGCTGTTCGATGAAGAGACTGGTGAGGCTCGAGAGTTCTACAAGAGCGGCGTGGATGtggagaaagagatgagCGCAGCGGATAAAAGAAGGGAGTACttggagaaagagagagaaatTATGAAGATCCAGGACAAGATTGACAAGGAAGTCGCTagggaaaagaagaaagagttaaagaggaagagaaaggagagggagagagag CTGCGACAGATGGAGATGGGTGATGAGCCCGTCGCTTACCTTGGTGGAGATGATGGCTACGACTCTGCTGATGAGGGTCGATCACTTTCACCTTCTCCTGCACCCTCTTCAGAACCCGAACGACATGCCAAGAAGCAACGACGAGGAAAAGTCCAGAAGTCCGAGGATGGTGAtttggaggatgaggaagcTCTCGCTCTTAGATTATTGCAAGGATCATAA
- a CDS encoding Hypothetical protein (Similar to TIGR gene model, INSD accession AAW41240.1; CNA07430), whose translation MPRSSSPSLSSSRRPSYPSSFPSSPFPTPPFERTVTCHRLLFSKTYVRTSPYPSPSPSPPPRTDAIRPGPPKRTHSFCATDPTSTYALASTSSATHLSPDKRFIIAPPLERTLSSLGAVGDRTSPRQQMARPPGIYDKEPENMETLKKNRKPPSSEGPVLREVKHNPRVSIRTPSGSLVDSHSQSVPSSPSPPIFISSPPVIPAILVHPTTTPPRPTLSIIQTNTPSNSSSRSSSYTLNTPITPGGMLFGAIEETEEDLDITPSKSKSDRKFMEIERSVKGVTSEINELSLGH comes from the coding sequence ATGCCTCGatcctcttccccttcgCTGTCTTCCTCTAGAAGGCCCAGttatccttcttcattccCCTCTTCACCTTTTCCCACACCTCCCTTCGAGCGTACTGTAACGTGTCATCGTCTGCTCTTCTCAAAGACTTACGTTCGCACATCTCCCtatccatctccatccccCTCTCCCCCTCCCCGTACAGACGCAATTCGCCCTGGCCCACCCAAGCGCACTCACTCTTTTTGTGCTACAGACCCGACCTCAACGTATGCTTTGGCTTCAACTTCATCTGCTACCCATCTCAGTCCTGATAAGAGGTTTATCATAGCTCCTCCTCTTGAGAGGACTTTGAGCTCTCTTGGGGCCGTGGGTGATCGGACATCTCCGCGCCAGCAGATGGCTAGGCCACCAGGCATATATGATAAAGAGCCAGAAAACATGGAGACTCTTAAGAAGAATCGCAAACCCCCATCTTCAGAAGGGCCTGTCCTGCGCGAAGTCAAACACAACCCTCGGGTAAGCATCAGAACACCTTCTGGGTCACTAGTTGATTCACATTCACAGAGCgttccttcttctccaagcCCACCCATTTTtatctcttctcctcccGTCATCCCCGCTATTCTCGTGCATCCCACTACTACCCCACCACGCCCAACTCTTTCTATTATACAAACCAATACCCCGtccaactcttcttcgcGTTCTTCCTCGTACACTCTTAATACCCCTATCACTCCCGGAGGAATGCTGTTCGGCGCAATTGAGGAGACTGAAGAGGATCTCGACATTACGCCTTCTAAGTCCAAGAGCGATCGAAAATTCATGGAGATTGAAAGGTCTGTGAAAGGTGTGACCTCTGAAATCAATGAACTTTCACTTGGGCATTAA